From one Desulfobaculum xiamenense genomic stretch:
- a CDS encoding bifunctional diguanylate cyclase/phosphodiesterase → MHPALAAVGVLVVVLVFTIATSFIERCAFNRHEKSFNSQQRTQTTLARHGLTERIESLRRGFASLVPPGHAHSDATPALRDHLRQFLVATPFVHSVGFFASQAGPTIEETANTPEGTSASALARDWAHKYWANTLEATTQPFVPPFVLCESRQLFGLLQPVGPQAHPEGIVVMVCDLAAFTEPFIAPLRSGQYGAGFLLDDNGNVVFDHETAIIGSNIFDGMHASFPDLQRVDRRLVSEPSGTDAYTFTLERGGKTARKLIAWDSLPFGQRRLVIALSAPDQEIATILADLHNQQALAWGSLIAGLVAVALLMAHKNADRQNRKARKRLASIIENLPDATFVVDATGRVLAWNRAIEDMTGVLKEDMLGRGDHAYAVPFYGKRRPILLDYLHSDVPIDAQDYAHIERDGNVLRCELHVPQLGGERGAHLWITASPLVDDNGDIIGAIESIRDITDRREAELRLERSEERYALAVAGANDGIWDWDVDTDTVYFSPRWKAIIGYEDHEIGNDVAEWHRRIHPDDKGRVLAANERVIHGEPNCFEVEYRLRHKDGSYRWVLGRGTGARDASGRIRRLAGAHTDITVRKHNENVNSVLFRISNAVSTTRDLDDLFASIHATLREYIYADNLIIALIDEERDRLHFRYLHDEVEKHLDALEGISHDDIGGMNMAVLREGRPLLLHREDQLAVDVIGTPSAVWLGVPLRVDGKVIGVMSTQDYADPHRFSQLDIDLMVSVSEQAAMAIERKRNEEALARLALHDPLTGLPNRNLFNDRLDRAYQRARRSDAHQFAVLLFDLDRFKNVNDSHGHQTGDKLLEAVAERLKPVLRTTDTMARLGGDEFAVLLEEFNSPREVIRIVTRIQRELERPLRVDATELAISASIGIVLRGKDYSCPRDILRDADIAMYEAKAAGKGTFSVFNEEMHARTVEILSIETDLRRALRERELTVHYQPLYRASNLELVGFEALARWRHPQRGMLLPGRFIEIAEDCGLVGQVDRFVMQRACADMARLISAGLIAGDVSVSVNISASQLRSSDLARHVGDTLTGSGLPGHRLNLELTETTAMKDPAASLAMFRRIKALGVGLMLDDFGTGHSSMSYLQRLPIDVIKIDRTFTTNICSNCENKGIVRAMTALAATMGIRVIAEGVETEPQLETLRSLGCDVVQGYLIAHPMEIDDLLAMLAKSAMRGSSVESTVIRN, encoded by the coding sequence ATGCATCCCGCCCTCGCGGCGGTGGGAGTGCTTGTCGTCGTCCTTGTTTTCACCATCGCCACATCATTCATCGAACGCTGCGCATTCAACAGACACGAAAAGTCCTTCAACAGCCAGCAACGCACCCAGACCACGCTTGCCCGCCACGGCCTTACCGAACGCATCGAATCGCTTCGACGTGGTTTCGCGTCGCTCGTCCCACCGGGCCATGCGCACTCGGACGCCACACCAGCCCTGCGGGATCATCTCCGCCAGTTCCTTGTTGCCACCCCCTTCGTGCACAGCGTGGGCTTCTTCGCCTCGCAGGCCGGGCCGACCATCGAGGAAACGGCCAATACGCCAGAGGGTACATCCGCCAGCGCCCTCGCCCGGGACTGGGCACACAAGTACTGGGCCAACACGCTCGAAGCGACAACACAGCCTTTCGTCCCGCCGTTCGTTCTCTGCGAATCGCGCCAGCTCTTCGGACTGCTCCAGCCCGTTGGCCCACAGGCCCATCCCGAGGGCATCGTCGTCATGGTCTGCGACCTCGCCGCCTTCACCGAGCCCTTCATCGCCCCCCTGCGTTCGGGACAGTACGGTGCAGGCTTCCTGCTCGACGACAACGGCAACGTGGTCTTCGACCACGAAACGGCGATCATCGGCAGCAACATCTTCGACGGCATGCACGCCTCCTTCCCGGACCTGCAACGCGTGGACAGACGCCTCGTCAGCGAGCCTTCGGGGACCGACGCCTACACCTTCACACTCGAACGCGGCGGCAAAACGGCGCGCAAGCTCATCGCGTGGGATTCGCTGCCCTTCGGCCAACGCAGGCTCGTCATCGCGCTCTCCGCACCGGATCAGGAAATCGCGACCATCCTCGCGGACCTGCACAACCAGCAGGCCCTCGCATGGGGATCGCTGATTGCGGGACTCGTGGCCGTCGCCCTGCTCATGGCGCACAAAAACGCCGACCGCCAGAACCGCAAGGCCAGAAAGCGCCTCGCCAGCATCATCGAGAACCTGCCCGACGCGACCTTCGTCGTGGACGCAACGGGCCGCGTCCTCGCCTGGAACAGGGCCATCGAGGACATGACCGGCGTACTCAAGGAGGACATGCTCGGCAGGGGAGACCACGCCTACGCCGTGCCCTTCTACGGCAAGCGCCGCCCCATCCTGCTCGATTACCTGCACAGCGATGTGCCCATCGACGCGCAAGACTACGCACACATCGAGCGCGACGGAAACGTCCTGCGCTGCGAGCTGCACGTGCCGCAACTCGGCGGCGAGCGCGGCGCACACCTGTGGATAACGGCCTCCCCGCTGGTCGATGACAACGGCGACATCATCGGCGCCATCGAATCCATCCGTGACATCACCGACCGCCGCGAAGCGGAACTGCGCCTTGAGCGTAGCGAGGAACGCTACGCGCTGGCCGTGGCAGGGGCCAACGACGGCATCTGGGACTGGGACGTCGATACCGACACCGTCTATTTCTCGCCGCGCTGGAAGGCCATCATCGGCTACGAGGACCACGAGATCGGCAACGACGTCGCAGAATGGCACCGGCGCATCCACCCGGACGACAAGGGCCGCGTCCTCGCCGCGAACGAACGCGTCATCCACGGCGAGCCGAACTGCTTCGAAGTCGAATACCGCCTGCGCCACAAAGACGGCAGCTACCGCTGGGTGCTCGGCCGCGGCACCGGCGCTCGCGACGCCAGCGGACGCATACGGCGGCTGGCCGGGGCACATACGGACATTACGGTCCGCAAGCACAACGAGAACGTCAATTCCGTGCTCTTCCGCATCTCCAACGCCGTGAGCACCACGCGCGACCTCGACGACCTGTTCGCCTCCATCCACGCCACGCTTCGCGAATACATCTACGCCGACAACCTCATCATCGCCCTCATCGACGAGGAGCGGGACCGCCTGCACTTCCGCTACCTGCACGACGAGGTGGAAAAGCACCTCGACGCGCTGGAAGGCATTTCCCACGACGACATCGGCGGCATGAACATGGCCGTTCTGCGCGAGGGCAGGCCGCTCTTGCTGCACCGTGAAGACCAGCTCGCGGTGGACGTCATCGGCACGCCCTCCGCGGTCTGGCTCGGCGTGCCCCTGCGCGTGGACGGCAAAGTCATCGGCGTCATGTCCACGCAGGACTACGCAGACCCGCACCGCTTCTCGCAGCTCGACATCGACCTCATGGTCTCCGTGTCCGAGCAGGCGGCCATGGCCATCGAGCGCAAACGCAACGAGGAGGCGCTGGCACGGCTGGCCCTGCACGATCCGCTGACCGGCCTGCCAAACCGCAACCTCTTCAACGACCGGCTCGACCGGGCATACCAACGCGCCCGCCGCAGCGACGCGCACCAGTTCGCCGTCCTGCTCTTCGACCTCGACCGCTTCAAGAACGTCAACGACAGCCACGGGCATCAAACCGGCGACAAACTCCTCGAGGCTGTGGCGGAACGGCTGAAGCCCGTGTTGCGCACCACGGACACCATGGCCCGCCTCGGCGGAGACGAATTCGCCGTGCTACTTGAGGAATTCAACTCCCCGCGCGAGGTCATCCGCATCGTTACCCGCATCCAGCGAGAACTGGAGCGCCCCCTGCGCGTCGACGCGACGGAGCTCGCCATCTCCGCCAGCATCGGCATCGTCCTGCGGGGCAAGGACTACTCCTGCCCGCGCGACATCCTGCGCGACGCGGACATCGCCATGTACGAGGCCAAGGCCGCCGGAAAGGGCACCTTCAGCGTCTTCAACGAGGAGATGCACGCACGCACCGTGGAAATTCTCTCCATCGAGACAGACCTGCGCCGCGCCCTGCGCGAAAGGGAACTGACCGTTCACTACCAGCCGCTGTACCGCGCCAGTAATCTTGAACTCGTCGGCTTCGAAGCGCTGGCCCGCTGGCGCCACCCGCAGCGGGGCATGCTGCTGCCGGGGCGGTTCATCGAAATCGCCGAGGACTGCGGACTGGTGGGGCAAGTGGACCGCTTCGTCATGCAGCGCGCCTGCGCCGACATGGCCCGGCTCATCAGTGCGGGCCTCATCGCCGGCGACGTCAGCGTCAGCGTGAACATCTCGGCCAGCCAACTGCGCAGTTCCGATCTCGCGCGGCACGTGGGGGACACGCTGACCGGCTCCGGCCTGCCCGGACACCGTCTCAACCTCGAGCTCACCGAAACCACAGCCATGAAAGACCCTGCCGCATCGCTGGCCATGTTCCGCCGCATCAAGGCCCTCGGCGTGGGCCTCATGCTCGACGACTTCGGCACCGGACACTCGTCGATGTCGTACCTCCAGCGCTTGCCCATCGACGTCATCAAGATCGACCGCACCTTCACCACCAACATCTGCTCCAACTGCGAGAACAAGGGCATCGTGCGCGCCATGACCGCACTCGCCGCCACCATGGGCATCCGCGTCATCGCCGAAGGCGTGGAGACCGAGCCGCAGCTCGAAACGTTGCGCTCGCTCGGCTGCGACGTGGTGCAGGGCTATCTCATCGCCCATCCCATGGAAATCGACGACCTACTAGCCATGCTCGCCAAATCCGCCATGCGCGGCAGCTCCGTCGAGAGCACCGTTATTCGCAACTGA